A genome region from Myroides fluvii includes the following:
- a CDS encoding cyanophycinase → MSIKGKLIIIGGGIDVGDSIANEKEINRSYFCSCGILKNIIEESKYKEESRIEIITTASKIPKEVSEMYIRAFKLLGAKNVAHLPINSRLEANNPDNLQRLTQANAVLVTGGDQLRLTSVIGGTPFQQMLLNKYNQEEFLYAGTSAGAAAVSSSMIYQGNSSDALLKGLVEINSGLGLIDSVIIDTHFIQRGRIGRLFQVVVGNPMKIGIGLGEDTGLIITDNNDTMIAIGSGSIILVDGRQITDTNLTQIEIGSPISISNIITHVMTQNDIFYFKKNKIVIKDSQYNNE, encoded by the coding sequence ATGAGTATTAAAGGAAAATTAATTATCATTGGTGGAGGAATAGATGTGGGAGATTCTATAGCGAATGAGAAAGAAATAAACAGGAGTTACTTTTGCAGTTGTGGTATTTTGAAAAATATTATAGAGGAATCGAAATACAAGGAAGAATCCCGAATTGAAATTATAACCACCGCCTCCAAAATACCAAAAGAAGTAAGTGAGATGTATATACGTGCTTTTAAACTTCTTGGAGCTAAAAACGTAGCTCATCTGCCTATCAATAGTAGATTAGAAGCTAATAATCCCGACAATTTACAACGGCTCACTCAAGCAAACGCTGTGCTAGTTACAGGAGGCGATCAATTGCGCTTAACTTCTGTAATAGGAGGAACTCCCTTTCAGCAAATGTTGTTGAATAAATATAACCAGGAAGAGTTTTTATATGCAGGGACCTCTGCAGGAGCTGCCGCAGTATCATCTAGTATGATTTATCAAGGAAATAGCTCAGATGCTTTATTAAAAGGTTTGGTAGAAATAAATAGTGGGTTAGGCCTGATTGATTCTGTCATTATTGATACTCATTTTATTCAACGAGGTAGAATCGGTCGATTGTTCCAAGTTGTTGTGGGAAATCCCATGAAAATAGGTATAGGTTTAGGCGAGGATACAGGTTTAATCATCACGGATAACAATGATACCATGATTGCCATTGGTTCTGGTAGCATTATCCTTGTCGATGGACGACAAATTACAGATACCAATCTAACGCAAATAGAGATTGGAAGCCCCATTTCCATTAGTAATATAATTACCCATGTTATGACTCAAAATGATATCTTTTACTTTAAAAAAAATAAAATAGTTATAAAGGATTCTCAATATAATAACGAATAA
- a CDS encoding isoaspartyl peptidase/L-asparaginase has translation MKLIIHGGFFSESHTHDKTKSQKQAALKRIVHQGFQYLKNHTSIQTVAYVVQLLEDDPLFNAGTGSQIQADGRIRMSAALMDGSSLKMAGVVNIEHVKNPILVAEKLMSYEDKILGGTGAIEFARTHHFPFFDPQTKERKEEYDKKKDNKNHATTRTSTVGCVCIDKLGKLATATSTGGKGYERPGRISDSATVAGNYANAHCGVSLTGIGEDIVSLAMAAKIATRVSDGMTLAHAFEKSFLELKQIDGLAGAIGIDDKGNIQHQESHPTMVYASYDGILLDIF, from the coding sequence ATGAAATTAATTATACATGGGGGATTTTTTTCAGAATCCCATACCCATGACAAAACAAAAAGCCAAAAACAAGCAGCGCTAAAACGCATTGTTCACCAAGGTTTCCAATACTTAAAAAACCATACTTCGATTCAAACCGTTGCGTATGTTGTTCAGCTTTTAGAAGATGATCCTCTTTTTAATGCTGGGACAGGGTCTCAGATACAAGCGGATGGAAGGATTAGGATGAGTGCCGCACTAATGGATGGTAGTTCTTTAAAAATGGCAGGGGTTGTTAATATTGAACATGTAAAAAATCCAATTTTGGTAGCTGAGAAATTGATGTCTTATGAGGATAAGATACTTGGTGGAACCGGAGCTATTGAATTTGCTAGAACACATCATTTCCCTTTTTTTGACCCACAAACTAAAGAGCGAAAAGAGGAATATGATAAGAAAAAAGACAATAAGAATCACGCTACAACAAGAACAAGCACCGTAGGATGCGTTTGTATAGACAAGTTAGGTAAACTTGCAACGGCAACCTCTACTGGCGGTAAAGGATATGAAAGGCCAGGAAGAATCTCTGATTCTGCAACAGTAGCAGGGAATTATGCCAATGCGCATTGTGGCGTTAGTCTAACTGGTATTGGTGAGGATATTGTAAGCCTTGCCATGGCAGCAAAAATTGCAACACGAGTTAGTGATGGAATGACTTTGGCTCATGCTTTTGAAAAAAGCTTCCTGGAGTTGAAACAAATAGACGGATTAGCTGGAGCTATAGGAATTGATGACAAGGGAAATATACAGCATCAAGAATCACACCCCACCATGGTGTATGCTAGTTATGATGGAATTCTATTGGATATTTTCTAA
- a CDS encoding helix-turn-helix domain-containing protein — protein sequence MNIFIKYMVSFRCKMIVKMELEKLGIAYGSVDLGEIEIKQELTSEEFSKLKSALLKTGLELMESKRAILIEKIKKVVIEQVYGDIENLKIKKSDYISKQLDYDYTYLANIFSEATGTTIEQFGIVHKIERVKELLIYDELNLSEISYKLNYSSVAHLSAQFKKVTGLTPTFFKKLKDKKRINREDV from the coding sequence ATGAATATTTTTATAAAATATATGGTAAGTTTTCGTTGCAAAATGATAGTGAAGATGGAGTTAGAAAAACTCGGAATTGCCTATGGCTCAGTTGATCTTGGGGAAATTGAAATAAAACAAGAACTTACTTCTGAGGAGTTTTCAAAACTAAAAAGCGCATTACTTAAAACAGGATTAGAGCTCATGGAGAGTAAAAGAGCCATTTTAATTGAAAAGATTAAAAAAGTAGTCATAGAACAGGTGTATGGAGATATTGAAAATTTAAAAATAAAAAAATCAGACTACATCAGTAAGCAACTAGATTATGATTATACCTATCTCGCCAATATATTCTCCGAGGCAACGGGTACTACGATAGAGCAATTTGGTATTGTTCACAAAATTGAACGTGTAAAAGAACTGTTGATCTATGATGAGTTAAACTTATCTGAGATTTCGTATAAACTTAATTACAGCAGTGTAGCCCATTTATCTGCTCAATTTAAAAAAGTCACTGGTTTAACACCTACCTTTTTTAAAAAGCTCAAAGATAAAAAAAGGATAAATAGGGAAGATGTGTGA
- a CDS encoding DUF6713 family protein, translating into MMEYLFFYFGLSFMIMHEIDAVRCKEWRIFPGLASLGDKVGYILFIFAHLPLFVFVLWLLNHSQNPLPFIKGFSIFCIVHIGLHLLFLKHKYNEFKDWISWTLIIGAGVSGLLQLIRMA; encoded by the coding sequence ATGATGGAGTACCTCTTTTTTTATTTTGGACTTTCTTTTATGATCATGCATGAAATTGATGCCGTTCGCTGCAAAGAATGGCGAATATTTCCAGGACTTGCTTCTTTAGGTGATAAAGTAGGTTATATCCTCTTTATTTTTGCTCACTTGCCGTTGTTTGTCTTCGTTTTATGGCTGTTGAATCACAGTCAAAATCCACTGCCTTTTATCAAGGGATTTAGCATTTTTTGCATCGTTCATATCGGGCTTCACCTTTTGTTTTTAAAACATAAATACAATGAGTTTAAGGATTGGATTTCCTGGACCTTAATTATTGGTGCGGGTGTATCAGGTTTACTTCAATTGATTAGGATGGCGTAG
- a CDS encoding oleate hydratase produces the protein MKVDTHKFDKVVETSSTYGRVNHAPNANTEPPMNTAQRSMPFADEPGNYQRNRGLPTKDYTQSKVYIVGSGIAGMSAAYYFIRDGRIPGANITFLEQQSIDGGSLDGAGTAQEGYIIRGGREMDMTYENLWDIFQDIPALELPKPYSVLDEYRLINDNDPNYSKARFIHQLGEVQDFRKFGLAKKDQMALVKLLLKKKEELDDIAIEQYFTPSFLESNFWTLWRTMFAFENWHSLLEFKLYMHRFLHAIDGLKDLSSLVFPRYNQYDTFVTPLRKHLVELGVKIQLDTLVEDIELHSNTTGKVVQSLLVKQGGKETRIPIDEQDFVVITTGSMTEDTAYGTNTTVPILKVDPTTSGKSPGWTLWKNLAAKSPLFGNPEKFCSNIEKSSWESATLTCKPSPLIDKLKEYSVNDPYSGKTVTGGIITITDSKWLMSFTCNRQPHFPTQPDDILVLWVYALFMDKEGNYVKKTMPACTGNEILAELCYHFGIVDKIDQIIENTIVRTAYMPYITSMFMPRAQGDRPQVVPQGCRNLGLIGQFVETPNDVVFTMESSVRTGRQAVYQLLNLNKQVPDIFPFQYDIRHLLKAAHALNDDQPIAGEALVRKFLRGTYYEHILPPVEKNKDEHESFLVEQYEKARDWFKKILG, from the coding sequence ATGAAAGTAGATACCCACAAATTTGATAAGGTAGTAGAAACTTCTTCTACGTATGGACGCGTCAATCACGCGCCCAATGCCAATACAGAGCCTCCAATGAATACAGCTCAACGCTCCATGCCTTTTGCGGATGAACCTGGAAATTATCAACGAAATAGAGGACTTCCTACAAAGGATTACACCCAAAGCAAAGTGTATATTGTAGGAAGTGGAATTGCAGGTATGTCTGCTGCTTATTACTTTATTCGAGATGGACGTATTCCTGGGGCGAATATCACCTTTTTAGAACAGCAATCCATTGATGGTGGATCTTTAGATGGTGCTGGTACTGCGCAAGAAGGCTATATTATTCGCGGGGGTAGGGAAATGGATATGACCTATGAAAACCTATGGGATATCTTTCAAGATATCCCAGCTTTGGAACTCCCAAAACCCTATAGTGTATTGGATGAATATCGTTTGATTAACGACAATGATCCCAACTATTCTAAAGCTCGATTTATTCACCAGTTAGGGGAAGTGCAAGACTTTAGAAAATTTGGGCTGGCTAAAAAAGATCAAATGGCCCTGGTTAAACTCCTCTTGAAAAAGAAAGAGGAACTCGATGATATTGCGATAGAGCAATATTTTACTCCTTCTTTTCTTGAAAGTAATTTTTGGACCTTATGGCGAACGATGTTTGCCTTTGAAAATTGGCATAGTTTGTTAGAGTTTAAACTCTATATGCATCGCTTTTTACACGCCATCGACGGTTTAAAAGATCTATCGTCTCTCGTATTCCCACGTTATAATCAATATGATACTTTTGTCACTCCTCTTCGAAAACACTTGGTTGAATTAGGGGTGAAAATTCAATTGGATACACTTGTTGAAGATATCGAATTACACAGCAATACAACAGGAAAAGTGGTACAAAGTTTACTAGTTAAGCAAGGGGGAAAGGAAACGCGTATTCCGATCGATGAACAAGATTTTGTGGTGATTACCACAGGTTCTATGACGGAAGATACAGCATATGGAACGAATACAACGGTTCCTATATTAAAAGTAGATCCTACTACAAGCGGTAAGAGTCCGGGATGGACCTTGTGGAAGAACTTAGCGGCTAAATCACCTCTTTTTGGAAATCCAGAGAAATTCTGTTCCAATATTGAAAAATCCTCTTGGGAATCTGCTACGTTAACATGTAAACCTTCGCCTTTAATTGACAAGCTAAAAGAATATAGCGTTAATGATCCCTATTCAGGAAAAACGGTAACTGGAGGTATTATCACAATAACTGACTCCAAGTGGTTGATGAGTTTTACGTGTAATCGTCAACCCCACTTCCCTACTCAACCAGATGATATTCTTGTCCTTTGGGTTTATGCTTTATTTATGGATAAAGAAGGAAATTACGTAAAGAAAACCATGCCCGCTTGTACTGGAAATGAGATTCTAGCTGAGCTATGCTATCACTTTGGTATTGTGGATAAAATAGATCAGATCATTGAAAACACCATCGTAAGAACTGCTTATATGCCTTATATTACTTCGATGTTTATGCCACGTGCTCAGGGAGATCGCCCGCAAGTTGTACCCCAAGGTTGTCGCAATCTAGGATTAATTGGACAATTTGTAGAAACACCTAACGATGTTGTTTTTACGATGGAAAGTTCTGTGCGTACTGGAAGGCAAGCCGTATATCAATTGTTGAATCTAAACAAACAAGTACCTGATATTTTTCCGTTTCAATATGATATTCGCCACCTCCTAAAGGCAGCACATGCATTAAATGACGATCAGCCCATTGCTGGGGAAGCACTAGTGCGAAAATTTTTAAGGGGAACTTATTATGAACACATTTTACCCCCAGTTGAAAAAAATAAGGATGAACACGAGTCCTTTTTAGTTGAACAATACGAAAAAGCAAGAGATTGGTTTAAAAAGATACTCGGTTAA
- a CDS encoding DUF1801 domain-containing protein has translation MKAVGNTVEEILSHIPSARIEAFNKLHQTIVDNLPEGFKPAISYGGLGYVVPHEIYPAGYHCKPIEPLPFAGLASQKNSINFYHMGIYSDPDLLDWFVTEYPKHSKQKLDMGKSCIRFKKLEDIPYDLIGALMRKMSAQQWIDLYESKLKK, from the coding sequence ATGAAAGCAGTAGGAAATACAGTAGAAGAAATTTTATCTCATATCCCCTCAGCGCGCATTGAAGCTTTTAACAAGTTACACCAAACGATTGTAGATAATCTTCCAGAGGGATTTAAACCAGCAATCAGTTATGGTGGTTTAGGTTATGTAGTGCCGCACGAAATTTATCCTGCGGGGTATCACTGCAAACCTATTGAACCATTGCCTTTTGCTGGATTAGCCTCTCAAAAAAATTCCATTAATTTTTACCACATGGGCATTTATTCTGATCCAGACTTATTGGATTGGTTTGTAACCGAATATCCCAAACACAGCAAGCAAAAATTAGATATGGGTAAGAGTTGTATTCGATTTAAAAAATTAGAGGACATTCCATATGACCTCATCGGAGCATTGATGCGAAAAATGAGCGCTCAACAATGGATAGACTTATACGAAAGTAAATTAAAAAAATAA
- a CDS encoding lipocalin family protein, which translates to MKRNFFLFAVVSLLGLTSVGCTSDDNSSSNFNQDIQGIWQESRILYLNSDRQVINQDILVDDGCGLGEFEFKGNVLTTRSVDYGLDGCETEEQKLTYFIKGDHIYSNEREENTRIVELTAKKLVLTADFAIEFQGQKKAFDQPELGKPDKNITEVHVEFRRK; encoded by the coding sequence ATGAAAAGAAATTTTTTTTTATTTGCTGTAGTTTCACTCTTAGGGTTAACTTCAGTAGGATGTACAAGTGATGACAATAGTTCATCTAACTTTAATCAAGATATTCAAGGAATTTGGCAAGAATCAAGAATACTTTATCTGAATAGTGACCGTCAAGTTATTAATCAAGATATTCTTGTTGACGATGGATGTGGTTTAGGAGAATTCGAATTTAAAGGTAATGTTTTAACTACAAGATCCGTTGATTATGGACTAGACGGTTGTGAAACTGAAGAACAGAAACTAACGTATTTTATCAAAGGAGATCATATCTATAGTAATGAAAGAGAAGAAAACACAAGAATTGTTGAGCTAACAGCTAAAAAATTAGTTTTAACCGCAGACTTTGCGATTGAATTTCAAGGTCAAAAAAAAGCGTTTGATCAACCCGAATTGGGGAAACCGGATAAAAACATAACAGAAGTTCACGTTGAATTTAGAAGAAAATAA
- a CDS encoding lipocalin-like domain-containing protein, giving the protein MRKFFLLTVVAVLGLATVGCSSDDSGSSKFDKSIQGVWKESRIIYLDKNMKVIDEEHAYDEGCGFDEIEFKGSTMFVRAFFKTIKGCDKDEDQQEFSIKGDRIYIKGTKESARIIEITNKKLVIEGEYLGSDYTTGIKALGEWVDPYEDVKEVHIEYVR; this is encoded by the coding sequence GGCTACAGTGGGATGTTCTAGTGATGATAGTGGTTCATCAAAATTTGACAAAAGTATTCAAGGAGTTTGGAAAGAATCTAGAATTATTTACTTGGATAAAAATATGAAAGTAATAGACGAAGAACATGCTTATGATGAGGGTTGTGGCTTTGATGAAATTGAATTTAAAGGTTCAACAATGTTTGTGAGAGCGTTTTTTAAAACAATAAAGGGATGTGATAAAGATGAAGATCAACAAGAATTTTCAATCAAAGGAGATCGAATTTATATTAAGGGAACCAAAGAAAGTGCTAGAATTATTGAAATAACCAATAAAAAATTAGTGATCGAAGGAGAGTATTTGGGATCTGATTATACTACTGGAATTAAAGCACTTGGAGAATGGGTAGACCCATACGAAGATGTAAAAGAGGTTCATATTGAATATGTACGATAA